The Bacteroidota bacterium genome includes a region encoding these proteins:
- a CDS encoding TonB-dependent receptor: MQKYLLAVLITFISIQMKAQDRTITGKVVDSEDNSPLIGCTVVLDGTQKGTITDLEGKYVILVPKSGGTLTFTYIGYKTQKATIKATNILNISLNPTEEMLEELVVVGYGTEIKTKLTGSISEIDGEDIALTPVSTVEQTLQGKAAGVFIEANNGKVGGDVKIRIRGSSSINANNQPLFIVDGIPINTVAVNDYFNVYLNPLNDIDFNDIASVEVLKDASASAIYGSRGANGVIIITTKRGEAGNSKITLDYQRGYSKPTRLREFLNAGEYVDYYTQAAINAGEYDFANGISGYANVEEAVSDYVSDVEKKFDKLSGYSDWRNGETNTDWQPLAFQDAVSTMIDLSASGGTDKFQYFTSLGYSYQDGIMVGNHGDRFNTSTNLDAQLTEKLSMGLTLSLSRSINNDIPDDNSFSTPLQIVAQSPVTPPKDTLGEYYNQPTTLYYNPLIEIDNVFFESTTFRTLANLTTEYQIIPSLAIRGELGGDITNHAQERFYGSKSEVGLSVGGYATNYNSGVQYLDMKLLLLYNKALTESHNLAFTAGTEYNTYDDYYNSVEGQGFPNDKLQTLASASEIVAGTSVKSYYRFLSYFARVNYDYEEKYLLSLTARADGSSRFAEEKRYGVFPSAAAGWVISNESFLAKNKVLSFLKLRASFGLTGNAGIGNFDYKGLYGIGTYNGTSSLYPASIANPDLTWEKTSQFDIGIDFGFFRDRINGEIDYYIKQTTDLLLDVPVPATTGYSIQTQNIGSLENKGFEFVLNSENFVGKFKWSSSVNFSVNKNKITELANGQTLIDLGGSDFMNVIMVGQPLGVFYGAEYAGVDPDNGDGLYYVNDGTSGNETTTDFNEANYVIVGDPNPDFIAGLTNHISYKNLSLDVALQSVYGNDVNLQGDYWMSSNASQYDNQTVDQLDAWQNPGDVTDIPENRLLFENGTASRSSRYISDASYLRVKTVTLSYELSKRVVKKINMSSMRLYVSSYNLFTFTNYKGWDPEVSTDSFTDNVYYGIDFYSAPQPKTIVFGISLSL; the protein is encoded by the coding sequence ATGCAGAAGTATTTACTCGCTGTTTTAATTACATTTATTAGTATTCAAATGAAGGCCCAAGACCGCACTATTACTGGAAAAGTAGTAGATAGTGAGGACAACTCGCCTTTAATTGGATGCACCGTAGTTCTTGATGGTACTCAGAAAGGAACGATCACCGATCTGGAAGGAAAATATGTCATACTTGTCCCAAAAAGTGGTGGCACATTAACTTTTACCTATATTGGATACAAGACACAAAAAGCGACTATTAAGGCAACTAATATTTTAAATATTTCGCTCAACCCTACGGAGGAAATGCTGGAGGAACTTGTAGTGGTTGGGTATGGTACCGAAATTAAAACAAAACTGACCGGAAGCATCAGTGAAATTGACGGAGAAGATATAGCACTTACGCCTGTTTCTACGGTGGAACAAACTTTACAAGGAAAAGCTGCCGGAGTTTTTATTGAAGCAAATAATGGTAAAGTGGGAGGAGATGTAAAAATTCGTATCCGCGGTTCCTCTTCCATTAATGCCAATAATCAACCTTTATTTATTGTTGATGGAATTCCTATCAATACTGTAGCGGTTAACGATTATTTTAATGTTTATTTAAATCCTTTAAATGATATTGATTTTAATGATATAGCAAGTGTGGAAGTTTTAAAAGATGCTTCTGCAAGTGCAATTTATGGTTCTCGTGGAGCAAATGGTGTTATTATTATTACCACCAAACGCGGCGAAGCGGGGAATTCGAAAATAACATTGGATTATCAGCGCGGTTATAGTAAACCTACAAGATTGCGCGAATTTTTAAATGCCGGTGAATACGTTGATTATTATACACAAGCAGCTATTAATGCCGGTGAATATGATTTTGCAAACGGAATTAGCGGTTATGCAAATGTGGAGGAAGCGGTGAGTGATTATGTTTCTGATGTAGAGAAAAAATTTGATAAACTTTCAGGCTACAGCGATTGGAGAAACGGAGAAACAAATACCGATTGGCAACCGCTTGCATTTCAGGATGCGGTATCTACCATGATAGATCTTTCTGCATCTGGCGGAACAGATAAATTTCAATATTTCACAAGTTTAGGTTATTCATATCAGGATGGTATAATGGTAGGAAATCACGGTGATCGTTTTAATACCTCAACAAATCTGGATGCTCAGCTGACTGAAAAATTATCGATGGGTTTAACACTTAGTTTAAGTCGCTCCATTAATAATGATATTCCGGATGATAATTCCTTTTCAACACCATTACAAATTGTTGCACAATCTCCGGTAACACCACCAAAAGATACTTTAGGTGAATATTATAATCAACCAACTACACTTTATTATAATCCTCTTATAGAAATTGACAACGTGTTTTTTGAAAGCACAACCTTTAGAACACTTGCCAATTTAACTACAGAGTATCAGATCATTCCTTCATTGGCGATAAGAGGTGAATTAGGCGGAGACATAACCAACCACGCGCAGGAAAGATTTTATGGAAGTAAAAGTGAAGTAGGCTTATCGGTGGGAGGATATGCAACTAATTATAATTCGGGTGTGCAGTATCTTGATATGAAATTATTATTACTCTATAATAAAGCATTAACCGAAAGTCATAATTTGGCATTTACAGCTGGAACTGAATATAATACTTATGATGATTATTATAATTCAGTGGAAGGTCAAGGTTTTCCGAACGATAAATTACAAACTTTAGCAAGTGCATCAGAAATTGTTGCAGGAACTTCCGTTAAAAGTTATTATCGTTTTCTTTCTTATTTCGCAAGGGTAAATTATGATTATGAAGAAAAATATTTACTTTCGTTAACAGCAAGAGCAGATGGTTCTTCTCGTTTTGCCGAAGAAAAAAGATATGGAGTTTTTCCTTCTGCAGCAGCAGGATGGGTAATAAGCAACGAAAGTTTTCTAGCTAAAAATAAAGTATTGAGTTTTCTGAAATTACGTGCAAGTTTTGGTTTAACAGGAAATGCCGGTATCGGTAATTTTGATTACAAAGGATTATACGGAATAGGCACTTATAACGGAACATCTTCCTTATATCCTGCATCCATAGCTAACCCTGATCTTACATGGGAAAAAACTTCACAATTTGATATCGGTATCGACTTTGGATTCTTCAGAGATAGAATTAACGGGGAAATAGATTATTATATAAAACAAACTACTGATCTCTTGTTAGATGTGCCTGTTCCGGCAACTACAGGTTATTCCATCCAAACACAAAATATAGGTAGTCTGGAAAATAAAGGATTTGAATTTGTTTTAAATTCAGAAAACTTTGTTGGCAAATTCAAATGGAGCAGCAGTGTTAACTTCTCTGTAAATAAAAATAAAATAACGGAACTCGCAAATGGTCAAACCTTAATTGACCTTGGCGGAAGCGATTTTATGAATGTAATTATGGTTGGTCAGCCTTTGGGTGTATTTTACGGAGCGGAATATGCAGGAGTTGATCCTGATAATGGCGACGGATTATATTATGTGAACGACGGAACATCAGGCAATGAAACAACTACAGATTTTAACGAAGCGAATTATGTGATTGTTGGTGATCCGAATCCTGATTTTATTGCAGGATTAACAAATCATATCTCCTATAAAAATCTTTCCTTAGATGTGGCTTTACAATCAGTTTATGGAAATGATGTAAATCTTCAAGGTGATTATTGGATGAGTTCCAATGCAAGCCAATACGATAATCAAACTGTAGATCAATTGGATGCATGGCAAAATCCGGGTGATGTTACTGATATTCCTGAAAACAGATTATTATTTGAAAATGGAACAGCTTCCCGTTCAAGCAGATATATTTCCGATGCTTCTTATTTAAGGGTGAAAACGGTTACTTTAAGTTATGAATTATCGAAACGTGTTGTTAAAAAAATTAATATGAGTTCCATGCGTTTGTATGTGTCTTCTTATAATTTATTTACGTTCACAAATTATAAAGGATGGGATCCGGAAGTTTCTACCGATTCATTTACCGATAATGTTTATTACGGTATAGATTTTTATAGTGCACCACAACCTAAAACAATTGTTTTCGGAATTAGCCTTTCCCTTTAA
- a CDS encoding S9 family peptidase has protein sequence MNRIALFILITTFFIATLIQAQPANIKPPVAERIPYTIHGTFGDRVDDYYWMNDRENKKVIDHLRAENEYTQKMMEHTTSLQNRLFTELQGRIKEDESSVPYKKGDYYYYSRYVKGGEYPIICRKKNSLSAQEEIVIDGNDLVKGHNFLSFDYAISPDQTMACIIMDVHGRNFYTIKIKDLTTGNWLKDEIEDTRGGCEWTNDNKAIVYAVPDKVTLRTYQVKHHIIGQKQSEDKLLLQEDDETLDIYIYKSRSESYIFADAERSDASVVRYTDANNPGEFKIIAPLEENVFYDADHTEGNFFFIKTNYESKNYKLCTSAIGNTSKKEWKDVISHRTNVFLNSVQFFKTFMLAEESENGLTKLRIIRQGAKDEFISFDEAAYYTSSGYNPEFKSETFRYGYSSLITPYSTYEYNIATKEKTLLKQEEIPSGYKKALYATERIMVPARDGKLIPVAIVYRTDMYQKNGTAPGFIYGYGAYGSSNEDYFDSDVLSLLDRGFVYINTHIRGGQEMGGEWYDDGKMLNKKNTFYDFIDCSLWMIKNNYVANDKLFANGGSAGGLLMGAITNMNPELYRGIIADVPFVDAITTMEDETIPLTTFEWLEWGNPKIKEQYDYMMTYSPYDNVVAKNYPNLLVTTGLNDSQVQYFEPAKWVAKLRQLKTDNNLLLFKINMDAGHGGQSGRYESLKETAFMYAFMLDILGIKN, from the coding sequence ATGAACCGCATAGCCCTCTTTATTTTAATTACCACTTTTTTTATCGCAACTTTAATTCAAGCGCAACCAGCTAATATTAAACCTCCGGTGGCGGAAAGAATTCCGTATACTATTCATGGAACGTTTGGTGACAGAGTGGATGATTATTATTGGATGAACGATCGCGAAAATAAAAAGGTGATCGATCATCTTAGAGCAGAAAATGAATACACCCAAAAAATGATGGAGCATACAACATCATTACAAAATAGATTATTTACGGAATTACAAGGTAGAATAAAAGAAGATGAAAGCTCAGTGCCTTATAAAAAAGGAGACTATTATTATTATTCCCGTTATGTGAAAGGTGGGGAATATCCTATCATCTGCAGAAAGAAAAATAGTTTAAGTGCACAGGAAGAAATTGTAATTGATGGTAACGATCTAGTGAAGGGACATAATTTTTTAAGTTTTGATTATGCTATCAGTCCTGATCAGACAATGGCATGTATAATAATGGATGTACATGGAAGAAATTTTTACACTATTAAAATTAAAGATCTTACTACCGGCAATTGGTTGAAAGATGAAATTGAAGATACACGAGGTGGATGTGAATGGACAAATGATAATAAGGCTATCGTATATGCAGTTCCCGACAAAGTAACGCTACGAACCTATCAGGTGAAACATCATATAATAGGTCAGAAACAAAGTGAAGATAAATTATTGTTACAGGAAGATGATGAAACGCTTGATATATATATATATAAATCGCGCAGTGAGTCCTATATTTTTGCCGATGCAGAACGGTCTGACGCAAGTGTGGTAAGATATACTGATGCCAACAACCCGGGAGAATTTAAGATAATAGCTCCTTTGGAGGAGAATGTATTTTACGATGCCGACCATACTGAAGGAAATTTCTTTTTTATTAAAACAAATTATGAATCGAAAAATTACAAATTGTGTACTTCCGCAATTGGAAATACTTCTAAAAAAGAATGGAAGGATGTAATTTCACATAGAACAAATGTGTTTTTAAATTCAGTTCAATTTTTTAAAACGTTTATGCTTGCAGAGGAATCGGAAAATGGGTTAACCAAACTTCGTATTATTCGTCAAGGTGCGAAGGATGAATTTATTTCTTTTGATGAGGCTGCTTATTATACATCCTCAGGATATAATCCCGAATTTAAAAGTGAAACTTTTAGATATGGATATTCTTCCTTGATAACTCCATATAGCACTTATGAATATAATATTGCAACTAAAGAAAAAACCCTATTAAAGCAGGAGGAAATTCCGAGCGGTTATAAAAAAGCATTGTATGCAACGGAGAGAATTATGGTTCCTGCACGCGACGGAAAATTAATTCCGGTTGCCATTGTTTATCGCACCGATATGTATCAAAAAAACGGAACAGCACCGGGATTTATTTATGGTTATGGTGCTTACGGTTCCAGTAATGAGGATTATTTCGACAGCGATGTATTATCGCTACTCGACAGAGGATTCGTTTATATAAATACACATATTCGAGGGGGACAAGAAATGGGAGGCGAATGGTATGACGATGGTAAAATGTTAAACAAAAAAAATACTTTTTACGATTTTATCGATTGCAGTTTATGGATGATAAAAAACAATTATGTAGCCAACGATAAATTATTTGCCAATGGCGGAAGTGCGGGAGGATTATTAATGGGTGCCATCACAAACATGAACCCTGAATTATATCGAGGCATTATTGCAGATGTGCCTTTTGTAGATGCGATAACAACCATGGAAGATGAAACAATTCCGCTCACAACCTTCGAATGGTTGGAGTGGGGAAATCCAAAAATTAAGGAGCAATACGATTATATGATGACTTATTCTCCATATGATAATGTTGTTGCAAAAAATTATCCAAATCTTTTGGTTACCACAGGCTTAAACGACAGTCAGGTACAATATTTCGAACCTGCAAAATGGGTGGCAAAATTGCGCCAATTAAAAACGGATAATAATTTATTATTATTTAAAATAAATATGGATGCTGGTCATGGTGGACAATCGGGAAGGTATGAGAGTTTAAAGGAGACTGCGTTTATGTATGCATTTATGTTGGATATTTTGGGGATAAAAAATTAA